In a genomic window of Methylobacter sp. YRD-M1:
- the pgsA gene encoding CDP-diacylglycerol--glycerol-3-phosphate 3-phosphatidyltransferase, translated as MKMTFNLPTALTLLRIILIPLLAVIFYLPWQYSNLACTLIFIVAGVTDWLDGYLARKMAQETPFGAFLDPVADKLMVAFVLVLIVQQQPNPYMAIAAAVIIGREITIASLREWMAEIGKRAKVKVSQLGKWKTTAQMLAITLLLYHEDLAGIPVNIIGYVLLYIAVLLTLWSMVNYLRAALTAITEQ; from the coding sequence ATCAAGATGACATTTAACTTACCGACAGCGCTTACCCTGTTAAGAATTATATTAATTCCTTTGTTAGCAGTTATTTTTTATCTGCCCTGGCAATACTCCAACTTGGCCTGTACGCTGATTTTTATTGTCGCGGGCGTTACGGATTGGCTGGATGGTTATCTGGCCAGAAAAATGGCGCAAGAAACGCCTTTCGGCGCATTTTTGGACCCGGTGGCCGATAAGCTGATGGTGGCTTTTGTCCTGGTGCTGATTGTTCAACAGCAGCCAAATCCCTACATGGCTATTGCCGCCGCCGTTATCATCGGCAGAGAAATAACGATTGCTTCATTGAGAGAGTGGATGGCGGAGATCGGCAAGCGTGCAAAAGTCAAGGTTTCCCAATTAGGCAAATGGAAAACAACTGCGCAAATGTTGGCTATTACTTTATTGTTATATCATGAGGATCTGGCCGGCATTCCAGTAAACATTATAGGGTATGTTCTCCTGTATATTGCCGTATTATTAACACTGTGGTCTATGGTTAATTACTTAAGGGCTGCGTTGACAGCTATCACGGAGCAGTAG
- a CDS encoding sulfite reductase subunit alpha: MKTPHIPLDAPYSDSQRAWLSGFFAGMHTHMIQSAGTANQADARIINILYGSQTGNAESIAHDAANVAKTHGLKPLVKSMDEVEVSQLAAMEYLLIVTSTYGEGEMPDNAQMLWEAVSADSAPALDNMKFSVLALGDTSYDLFCKAGIDWDRRLAELGAARVYDRTDCDVDFEEPASNWISAVIPHMAEGVASPTVIVDVEAGHAEKPQYNRKNPFPARMLVNRLLTSESSSKETRHYEISITGSGLSYDAGDALCVVPTNCPKLVADILKAIGCKGDEDEPVNGESIALHEALRTQFEIKLPSKEFVEEIASRSGDQELNGILEAGDKDKLSDYLWGRDILDLLLQFPQVEFSAAEFISLLKPLQHRAYSISSSGKMHPDTVHLTVASVRYESYDRQHKGVCSTFLADLVDDETEVRVFFTPNKVFRVPDNNSLPMIMVGPGTGIAPFRAFLQEREYRNAPGKNWLFFGDRNSATDFIYREELETLQQKGLLTRLDLAFSRDQKEKVYVQDRMRANGAELFAWLEQGGYFFVCGDAYHMAKDVDKALHDVIAEHGKMSEQQAIDYVNQLKKDKRYVRDVY, from the coding sequence ATGAAAACACCTCATATCCCACTCGACGCTCCCTACAGCGATAGCCAGCGCGCATGGCTTAGCGGCTTTTTTGCCGGCATGCATACGCATATGATCCAAAGCGCCGGCACTGCTAACCAAGCCGATGCCCGCATCATCAATATTTTGTACGGCAGCCAGACCGGCAACGCCGAATCGATCGCACATGATGCCGCCAATGTTGCGAAAACACATGGCTTGAAACCTCTGGTAAAAAGTATGGATGAGGTTGAAGTTAGTCAGCTCGCCGCCATGGAATACCTGCTGATTGTGACCAGCACCTATGGCGAAGGCGAAATGCCCGACAACGCCCAGATGCTGTGGGAGGCTGTTTCCGCCGATTCGGCGCCGGCTCTTGATAACATGAAATTCTCAGTGCTGGCGCTGGGCGACACCAGCTACGACTTATTCTGTAAAGCGGGCATAGACTGGGATAGAAGACTGGCCGAACTGGGCGCAGCGCGCGTTTATGACCGCACTGACTGTGATGTCGATTTTGAAGAACCGGCATCAAACTGGATCAGCGCCGTTATTCCGCATATGGCTGAAGGCGTCGCATCGCCTACGGTTATTGTCGATGTCGAAGCGGGTCATGCAGAAAAGCCCCAATACAACCGGAAAAATCCGTTCCCGGCCAGAATGCTTGTTAACCGGCTTCTGACGTCTGAGTCGTCATCAAAAGAAACACGGCATTACGAGATTTCCATTACCGGTTCCGGGTTAAGCTACGATGCCGGCGATGCCTTATGTGTGGTGCCCACCAACTGTCCCAAGCTGGTGGCCGATATCCTGAAAGCGATTGGTTGCAAAGGTGATGAAGACGAGCCAGTCAACGGTGAATCCATCGCCTTGCATGAAGCACTGCGTACCCAATTCGAAATCAAACTGCCCAGCAAGGAATTCGTTGAAGAGATTGCCAGCCGTTCAGGCGATCAGGAACTCAACGGCATTCTGGAAGCAGGCGACAAGGACAAGCTGTCCGATTATTTATGGGGCCGCGACATATTGGACTTGCTGTTGCAATTCCCGCAAGTGGAGTTCTCGGCCGCCGAATTCATCAGCCTGTTGAAACCGTTGCAGCATCGCGCTTACTCGATCTCCTCCAGCGGCAAAATGCATCCTGACACCGTGCATTTAACCGTGGCCAGCGTGCGCTATGAAAGCTATGACCGCCAGCATAAAGGCGTCTGCTCGACTTTCCTGGCTGATCTGGTCGATGACGAAACCGAAGTGCGAGTCTTCTTTACCCCTAACAAGGTCTTTAGAGTGCCTGACAACAACAGTCTGCCGATGATCATGGTCGGCCCAGGAACGGGCATCGCGCCATTCCGAGCCTTCCTGCAGGAACGCGAGTACAGAAATGCGCCCGGCAAAAACTGGCTGTTTTTCGGCGACCGCAATTCGGCAACCGACTTTATCTACCGTGAAGAACTGGAAACCCTGCAGCAAAAAGGCCTGCTGACCCGATTGGATCTGGCGTTCTCCAGGGATCAGAAAGAAAAGGTTTATGTGCAGGACCGCATGCGCGCAAACGGCGCCGAACTATTTGCCTGGCTGGAACAAGGCGGTTATTTCTTCGTCTGCGGCGATGCCTACCACATGGCCAAAGATGTCGATAAAGCGCTGCATGACGTGATTGCCGAACATGGCAAAATGTCAGAACAGCAGGCCATCGATTATGTCAATCAACTGAAAAAAGACAAACGCTACGTCAGGGACGTTTATTAA
- the zapE gene encoding cell division protein ZapE, protein MFKPLLRQYDYLATNYAASDNGILEKHYQELVVKRHIQNDDAQVEVLGHLQQLLDTLLEKADYDSKLTLGKLLSAKPEQGKSLYIFGDVGRGKSMLMDFFFQACPIKQKRRVHFHAFMQEVHHLIHQWRQSHDGDPIPALARHIRKSTLLLCFDEFTVNDIADAMMLARLFKQLFKKGVIMVATSNYHPDALYEDGLQRGLFLPFIALLKQSAEILELVAKEDYRLTHLKALSTTFHVSLGESGNAFLRQSYNHLTNSAATEPLVLQVQGRKVHFAAAHGDILFTSFRELCGRPLGAADYLAIAREFNTLLISDIPKFSWENKDEAKRFVILIDVLYEHNVKLICTAAASVDQLCTSDGPFEFKRTQSRLVEMQTERYLSEGQAYA, encoded by the coding sequence ATGTTCAAACCTTTATTACGACAATATGACTATTTAGCAACCAATTATGCCGCCTCGGATAATGGGATTCTGGAAAAACATTATCAGGAGCTGGTCGTTAAGCGTCACATCCAGAACGATGATGCTCAAGTGGAAGTCTTGGGCCATCTGCAGCAGTTGCTGGACACCCTCTTGGAAAAAGCCGATTACGACAGCAAACTGACGCTAGGGAAACTGCTTTCAGCCAAACCTGAGCAAGGCAAGAGTCTTTACATATTCGGCGACGTCGGCCGGGGTAAATCCATGCTGATGGATTTCTTTTTTCAAGCCTGTCCGATCAAGCAGAAACGACGTGTGCACTTTCATGCCTTTATGCAGGAAGTTCACCATCTTATCCATCAATGGCGGCAGTCGCACGACGGCGACCCGATTCCCGCATTGGCCAGACATATTCGAAAATCTACGCTGCTGTTATGTTTCGATGAATTTACTGTCAATGATATCGCCGATGCCATGATGCTGGCGCGCTTATTTAAACAGTTGTTTAAAAAAGGCGTCATTATGGTTGCTACATCCAATTACCATCCCGATGCGCTTTATGAAGACGGCCTGCAACGGGGACTGTTTCTGCCGTTTATTGCCTTGCTTAAGCAATCCGCTGAAATTCTGGAGCTGGTAGCTAAAGAAGATTACCGTTTGACGCACCTCAAGGCATTATCGACGACTTTCCATGTCTCGCTTGGCGAGTCGGGAAATGCGTTTCTGCGGCAAAGCTACAATCACCTGACCAATAGCGCAGCAACGGAACCATTGGTTTTGCAGGTGCAGGGCCGAAAGGTTCATTTTGCGGCGGCGCATGGCGATATTCTATTTACCTCTTTCAGAGAGCTTTGCGGCAGACCGCTAGGCGCAGCCGACTATCTGGCGATTGCCCGGGAATTCAATACTTTGCTGATTTCGGATATTCCCAAATTTTCTTGGGAAAACAAGGACGAAGCGAAACGCTTTGTGATCCTGATCGATGTGCTTTACGAGCATAACGTGAAACTGATCTGCACTGCAGCGGCGTCAGTTGATCAGCTTTGTACGAGTGACGGGCCTTTTGAATTCAAGCGAACCCAATCAAGGCTGGTCGAGATGCAAACGGAAAGGTATCTGAGCGAAGGACAGGCATACGCCTAA
- the uvrC gene encoding excinuclease ABC subunit UvrC, with protein sequence MNVEISENAFDVKAFLKSLTTRPGIYKMLNKEGEIIYIGKAKNLKNRVSSYFKPQTASPKQQAMVAKVAAIEVTVTHTEGEALLLECQQIKRYKPRYNICLRDDKSYPYIFLSTEQDFPRITLHRGAKNKRGRYFGPYPSAGAVRETLKLLQKIFPVRQCEDSVYNNRIRPCLQYQIERCTGPCVGLIDKPAYAQDVDSTILFLEGKGSLLIDQLVAKMEKAAAELDYEQATIYRDQILKLRSVLEKNFVHGERGDVDIIACASKAGVACIQVFFIRNGQHLGNKLFFPKITDEHDPASILQAFIPQYYLERQAPYELIVSHELEETDLLTEVLASQAKHTVNISPRVRGERLKWLQMACANAENALLSKLSDKQGLYARFLSLQEELGCKELPRRLECFDISHTQGEQTVASCVVFDREGPVKSAYRRFNIEGITGGDDYAAIHQAVFRRFKRLKQGEHMAPDILFIDGGKGQVHAAQKALAELDVNNVMIVGVSKGPDRKPGMEKLILVDQDQPIDMTPGASGLLLIQHIRDEAHRFAITGHRQRRGKAKKQSVLETIPGLGPKRRQILLKQFGGLQGISRAGVDALCSIDGISQQLAQRIYEIFHHQDDI encoded by the coding sequence GTGAATGTTGAGATTTCTGAAAATGCTTTTGATGTAAAAGCGTTTTTAAAAAGCCTGACCACGCGTCCTGGCATTTACAAAATGCTCAATAAGGAAGGCGAGATTATCTATATCGGTAAGGCTAAAAACCTGAAAAACCGCGTTTCCAGTTACTTTAAGCCGCAAACAGCCTCGCCCAAGCAGCAGGCCATGGTCGCCAAAGTGGCCGCCATCGAAGTGACTGTCACGCATACCGAAGGCGAGGCTTTGCTGCTGGAATGCCAGCAAATCAAGCGTTATAAGCCTCGCTATAATATCTGCTTAAGGGATGATAAATCCTATCCTTATATTTTTCTGTCCACTGAGCAGGATTTTCCGCGCATCACCTTGCATCGCGGCGCAAAGAACAAGCGTGGCCGCTATTTCGGCCCTTATCCCAGCGCCGGCGCCGTCAGGGAAACGCTGAAGCTGCTGCAAAAGATATTTCCTGTTCGGCAATGTGAGGACTCCGTCTATAACAACCGGATTCGGCCTTGCCTGCAGTATCAGATAGAGCGCTGTACCGGACCATGCGTGGGGCTGATTGACAAGCCAGCCTATGCCCAGGATGTAGACAGCACGATCCTGTTTCTGGAGGGCAAAGGCAGTCTGCTGATCGACCAGCTGGTTGCCAAGATGGAGAAGGCGGCTGCCGAGCTTGATTATGAGCAGGCTACCATCTACAGAGACCAGATTTTGAAATTGCGCTCCGTGCTGGAAAAGAACTTCGTTCATGGTGAGCGCGGCGATGTCGATATCATAGCCTGCGCCAGCAAAGCAGGCGTGGCCTGCATTCAGGTATTTTTTATCCGTAACGGACAGCATCTGGGCAATAAGCTGTTTTTCCCGAAAATAACCGATGAACATGATCCGGCCAGCATTCTGCAGGCGTTTATTCCGCAATATTATCTGGAGAGACAAGCGCCTTATGAATTGATAGTCAGCCATGAGCTGGAAGAAACCGATCTGTTGACGGAAGTATTGGCCAGCCAAGCAAAGCACACCGTTAATATTTCTCCCAGAGTCAGAGGAGAGCGTTTAAAATGGCTGCAAATGGCCTGCGCGAATGCGGAAAACGCATTGCTGAGCAAATTGTCGGATAAACAAGGGCTATATGCCCGGTTTCTCAGTTTACAGGAAGAGCTTGGCTGCAAAGAGTTGCCCAGACGTCTGGAATGCTTTGATATCAGTCATACCCAGGGCGAACAGACGGTTGCATCCTGCGTTGTTTTTGATAGGGAAGGTCCGGTAAAATCAGCGTATCGCCGTTTCAATATCGAAGGGATAACCGGGGGTGATGACTATGCCGCCATTCATCAGGCCGTATTCAGACGCTTTAAACGGCTGAAGCAAGGGGAGCATATGGCGCCTGACATATTATTCATCGACGGCGGCAAAGGGCAGGTGCATGCCGCCCAAAAGGCATTAGCGGAATTAGACGTAAACAATGTTATGATAGTGGGTGTTTCGAAAGGGCCGGACAGAAAACCCGGCATGGAAAAACTGATTCTGGTTGATCAGGATCAGCCCATTGATATGACGCCTGGCGCCAGCGGTTTATTGTTGATTCAACATATTCGCGATGAAGCGCACCGGTTTGCGATAACAGGGCACAGGCAGCGTCGAGGTAAAGCAAAAAAACAGTCGGTATTGGAAACTATTCCAGGATTGGGGCCTAAGCGACGGCAGATTTTATTGAAACAGTTTGGGGGGCTGCAAGGTATTTCGCGGGCGGGCGTGGATGCACTTTGCAGTATAGACGGCATAAGCCAGCAATTAGCACAACGAATTTACGAAATATTCCATCATCAAGATGACATTTAA
- a CDS encoding TetR/AcrR family transcriptional regulator, producing the protein MDKEKENIQLKSETQDEILLAALKLFAEKGYFNTSLTDIKDAAGIKTTSGIYQHFKNKQTIASALYANIFDSLNISIDDIRRRNKKSSEQLREIVDLLFRLTTEAPDVMQFLLVLKIHEFLPEEKPLLETAPFSKIIKIIQAGIKAGEIRNMDPVLGYAFFFGIINQTLRLLLTGALDKKPEVYQSQAWLAAWNAIAKK; encoded by the coding sequence ATGGATAAGGAAAAAGAAAACATACAGCTAAAGTCTGAAACACAGGATGAAATATTACTGGCGGCTTTGAAACTATTTGCCGAAAAAGGTTATTTCAATACTTCGTTGACAGACATTAAAGATGCGGCCGGAATAAAAACCACGAGCGGCATTTATCAGCATTTTAAAAACAAACAGACGATTGCCTCGGCATTGTATGCCAATATTTTCGATAGCTTGAACATATCCATCGACGATATCCGGCGCAGAAATAAAAAATCATCGGAGCAATTGCGCGAAATCGTTGATTTACTGTTCAGGCTGACGACTGAAGCACCCGATGTGATGCAGTTTCTGCTGGTTTTGAAAATTCATGAGTTCTTGCCGGAAGAAAAGCCCCTGCTGGAAACGGCGCCTTTCTCAAAGATTATCAAGATCATCCAGGCCGGTATCAAGGCCGGGGAAATACGTAATATGGACCCGGTTCTCGGGTATGCGTTTTTTTTCGGCATCATCAACCAGACCTTGCGTCTGCTGTTGACCGGCGCCCTGGACAAGAAGCCCGAAGTCTACCAGTCTCAGGCATGGCTGGCGGCCTGGAATGCCATCGCCAAGAAATGA